A single genomic interval of Candidatus Eisenbacteria bacterium harbors:
- the prfB gene encoding peptide chain release factor 2 (programmed frameshift): MWEETKVRIASCEKSLEELSDCLDVASKRNSILRIDQEMSKPGFWDRESSKQVVQELATAKRAVEEWNSLNEKIKEIKVLLELAEEEQDDAVLQDVISDCNQLERVLGEFRLKSLLAGEHDRGGAIVSIHPGAGGTESQDWAQMLMRMYLRWIESRGFGYSVLDHQAGEEAGIKDVTIQVDGEYAYGYMRGESGVHRLVRISPFDAAQRRHTSFASVFVFPQVDETIEIDIKDGDLRVDTFRASGAGGQHVNKTDSAVRITHIPTGIVVQCQSERSQHRNRDNAMKILRARLYVYYQEEKRKKLDKLHDGKKEIAWGSQIRSYVFQPYTLVKDHRTGHETSDVGKVLDGDIDPFINAFLGSKEKC, encoded by the exons ATGTGGGAAGAAACCAAGGTCAGAATTGCATCGTGTGAAAAATCCCTCGAAGAATTGAGTGATTGTCTT GACGTCGCATCGAAGCGGAACAGTATTCTGCGAATCGACCAGGAGATGTCCAAGCCCGGCTTTTGGGACAGGGAGAGCTCCAAGCAAGTAGTTCAAGAGCTGGCCACAGCGAAGAGGGCGGTGGAGGAGTGGAATTCTCTCAACGAAAAAATCAAGGAGATCAAGGTCCTTCTTGAGCTGGCAGAGGAAGAGCAGGACGATGCCGTGCTACAAGATGTGATTTCGGACTGCAACCAGCTTGAGAGAGTGCTGGGTGAATTCAGGCTCAAGAGTCTTCTGGCCGGCGAACACGACAGAGGCGGAGCAATAGTGAGCATTCACCCTGGAGCCGGAGGGACGGAGTCGCAGGACTGGGCCCAGATGCTGATGCGCATGTACCTGAGATGGATCGAGTCCAGGGGGTTCGGTTATTCGGTTCTCGATCATCAGGCCGGTGAAGAGGCCGGCATAAAGGACGTGACGATTCAGGTCGACGGAGAGTACGCGTACGGATACATGAGGGGCGAGAGCGGCGTCCACAGGCTTGTCAGAATATCGCCCTTCGACGCCGCCCAGCGGAGGCACACGTCCTTCGCTTCTGTTTTCGTGTTTCCTCAGGTGGACGAGACGATCGAGATTGACATAAAGGACGGTGACCTTCGGGTCGACACCTTCCGCGCGAGCGGAGCAGGCGGACAGCACGTCAACAAGACCGACTCCGCGGTGCGCATCACGCATATTCCGACCGGAATCGTCGTTCAATGTCAGAGTGAAAGGTCGCAGCACCGGAACCGTGACAACGCCATGAAGATCTTGAGGGCGAGGCTCTACGTCTATTACCAGGAAGAGAAGAGAAAGAAACTTGACAAGCTCCACGACGGCAAGAAGGAGATCGCGTGGGGCAGCCAGATAAGGTCCTACGTGTTTCAACCGTACACTCTCGTCAAGGATCACAGGACTGGCCATGAAACATCGGACGTCGGCAAGGTTCTGGACGGTGACATAGATCCTTTCATAAACGCTTTTCTCGGATCAAAGGAGAAGTGTTAG